The Petrotoga sp. 9PW.55.5.1 genome includes the window AAAAGGCCGGTAGGGTTACCAATGAAGGAATCGTTTACTCTTACATTCACCATAACGAAAAAATTGGTGTGTTGCTTTTATTAGGTTGCGAAACCGATTTTGTAGCAAGAACTGATGACTTTCATGATTTAGCCAAAAAAATCTCTCTTCAAATAGCCTCTATGAATCCAAAATGGATATCTCAAGAAGACGTTCCTGAAGATGTAGTCGAAAAAGAAAAGGAAATATACATGGAAGAATTAAAAAACACTAACAAACCTGACAATATCAAAGAAAAGATTGTAGAAAATAAATTAGAAAAGTTCTATTCAGAAAATTGTTTGTTAGAGCAAGAGTATGTTTTTGGCGAAGGTGAAAAGATAAAAGATTTAATAAGTCGGATGATTGCAAAAGTTGGAGAAAATATAACTGTAGATAAATTTACAAGATACGCTATAGGCCAATGATTATAAGGGGTGGAATTATCCGCCCTTTTTTACTATTTTTTAATTGACAAAGGAGGACCTATGTACAATAGGGTATTGCTTAAATTAAGCGGTGAAGCTTTAGGTGGAGAAGGGAACAAAGGGTTTTCTGAAGAAAATATGCAATATTTAGTAGACGAAATAAAAAAAATATCGTCAAAAGGTATAAAATTAGGACTGGTAGTAGGCGCAGGTAACATTATAAGAGGAAAAGATTTAAAAAATTTCAAGATACAAATCGCCGATCAAGTTGGAATGTTAGGTACAGTTATAAATTCTATTTATATAAAAAACTACTTAGAAAGTAGTGGCCTTAAATCAGTTGTAATTTCTAACATCGTACAATTACCCTCTGTAATCCCCATAAAATATGACGATATTGAACAATATTTTGAAAATGGATATATAGTAATTTTTGCTGGTGGAACTTCTAACCCTCTATTTACAACAGATACTGCTGCTGCCTTAAGAGCAGTAGAAATGGAAGCAGACGTAATAATAAAAGCAACAAAAGTCGATGGTGTGTACAATAAGGATCCAAAAGAGTTTAAAGAAGCAAAAAAATATGATATCATAACATACGAACAAGCAATTTCTCAAAAGATAAAGGTAATGGATACAGAGGCTTTCTCAATATGTGAAAAAAATAATCTTCAAGTTATTATAATAAATTTCTTTCATACTGGAAATCTATTAAAAGCCGTTCAAGGGGAACAAGTAGGAACAAAAGTAATTCCATAATATTATTAATACATAAAATGTATAAAATTCATAGGAGGTGTTTTTGTAATGGAAAAATTTTATGATGAAATAGTAGCCGTAAAAGCTAGAGAAGTACTGGACTCAAGGGGGAACCCTACCGTTGAAGCAGAGGTAACACTTTCAACAGGAGTTACCGCAACTGCAATAGTTCCTTCAGGAGCTTCAACAGGTAAATTTGAAGCACTAGAATTAAGAGATGGAAATAAAGATTATTATTTGGGAAAAGGTGTTACTAAGGCAGTAAACAACGTTAACAACATAATAGAAAAAGAAATAGTAGGACTAAACGCTTTTGATCAAGTGAATGTTGACAAAACAATGCTAGAATTAGATGGAACTGAAAACAAAGACAATCTTGGAGCTAACGCTATTCTAGCTGTATCTATGGCTGTAGCAAGGGCAGCTGCAAATTCACTTGGATTACCATTATATAAATATTTAGGTGGAGTAAACGCAAAAGTATTGCCCGTTCCAATGATGAACATTGTAAACGGCGGACAACACGCAGACAACAACTTAGACATACAAGAATTCATGATCATGCCAGCAGGTTTTGATACCTTCAAAGATGCCTTAAGAGCTGGAGCGGAAATATTCCACAACCTAAAAAGTATATTAAAGAAAGAAGGACACATTACTGCAGTAGGAGATGAAGGTGGATTTGCTCCCAACTTAAATTCAAATGAAGAGGCTATAAAATACATAATTAGAGCCATTGAATCAGCTGGTTACGAACCTGGTAAGCAAGTATTTATTGCGATGGATGCGGCTGCATCAGAATTCTACAATGAAGAAACAAAGAAATACTCAGTAGATGGAAAAGAAATGAGTGGAGAAGAATTAGCTAATTACTACATATCTTTAATTGACAAATATCCAGTTAAATCTCTCGAAGACCCTTTTGATCAAGAAGATTGGGAAGCATATTCTAACTTTACTGCAAAAGTAAGAGACAAAGTACAAGTTGTTGGAGACGATTTATACGTAACAAACGTAAAAAGATTACAAAAAGGTATAGATTTAAAAGCTAGCAACTCTATTTTGATAAAGTTGAACCAAATCGGAACTGTAACAGAAACATTAGATGCCATAGAATTGGCATTAAAAAATAACATGACAGCGGTAGTATCTCATAGATCAGGAGAAAGTGAAGATACATTTATTTCTGACTTAGTAGTTGCAACAAATGCTGGATTCATAAAAACTGGTTCTCTCTCAAGAACAGATAGAATTGCAAAATACAACCAATTATTAAGAATCGAAGAAGAACTAGATAGAACTGCTCAATACAGAGGTTTAAACGCATTCTATTCTATAAAGAAATTATAATAAAATAGCATTAAAAAATAAACCGGCTTACTTGAGCCGGTTTTTTAATATCTATCATTAACTATAATACTTGAACGATATAGTAGTTATCATATTAAATAACTCTATAAAAATTCAATTCTCCCTAGAGAATACCCTTTATTGCTCAAGAGATTGATTAACTCGTTTGTCTTAAATTTAAATACTTCGTCATTTCTTTCAATATCAAATTTAATAAACATCTCTTTTTTTAAAAGCGTTAAATTTATATCCAAAACACCAAAATAGTTAGTTAATAAGATAAAATTTAACTTTTGAGGATTATCTTCAACTAAACTACCTTTTGAATTATCTTTAAACTCTCTTTGTATTTGTAAAAAAACAGGCAAACCAAAAACTGAAAAAAACATTAAGGGCGACTTTGATTCTAAACTCAAGTTTCTGATAATCAAATAACTATTCAAATTCTTATTTAAAATACTTTTTTCCTGTAAACCCTTATTTTCCTCTTTAAATAAAGATTTCACTAAAACATTCTCATCGTTTTTTAAAAAATCTAATTTTTCTTTTAAAATATCTATCTCATCTTTTGAAAATAATTCAGGGGTCTTTTCTTTATTCATATAAACTTTTAAAAGATCAACCAATTTACTTGCAGTTTCTGTTGGAGATGGAACTGAAGTAAAACTTTCTTTGAAAAAATTAGAAAGTATCTTAATTATCTTTTCAGAAAAAATCTTCAGCGAATTGATATCCTGAGTCGAAAAATCTATCTTTCCCAAATTTTTTAATTGTGTATTAAAAGTGTGAGAAAAATCAGAAAGCCATATAGACAATCTCAGTTTATTACTCTCACTCAAATTTGGGAAGTCAACGTTAATATAAGAAGTTAAATTTCCAGGAAGTTTGAAACTAACCCTAAAACCATCTTTTGAAAGTTCGCCAAGATATTTCATCTTAAGTGAAAAGTCTGATGAAGTATCCGTAGAATCCTTTAAAAAGTTTAATTTTACATTCATGCCTTTTTTAAATCTTTGATCGCTA containing:
- the tsf gene encoding translation elongation factor Ts yields the protein MDVSIEKIKDLRSSTGAGMLDCKNALQEANGDVEKAVEILRKKGAIKAAKKAGRVTNEGIVYSYIHHNEKIGVLLLLGCETDFVARTDDFHDLAKKISLQIASMNPKWISQEDVPEDVVEKEKEIYMEELKNTNKPDNIKEKIVENKLEKFYSENCLLEQEYVFGEGEKIKDLISRMIAKVGENITVDKFTRYAIGQ
- the pyrH gene encoding UMP kinase codes for the protein MYNRVLLKLSGEALGGEGNKGFSEENMQYLVDEIKKISSKGIKLGLVVGAGNIIRGKDLKNFKIQIADQVGMLGTVINSIYIKNYLESSGLKSVVISNIVQLPSVIPIKYDDIEQYFENGYIVIFAGGTSNPLFTTDTAAALRAVEMEADVIIKATKVDGVYNKDPKEFKEAKKYDIITYEQAISQKIKVMDTEAFSICEKNNLQVIIINFFHTGNLLKAVQGEQVGTKVIP
- the eno gene encoding phosphopyruvate hydratase — its product is MEKFYDEIVAVKAREVLDSRGNPTVEAEVTLSTGVTATAIVPSGASTGKFEALELRDGNKDYYLGKGVTKAVNNVNNIIEKEIVGLNAFDQVNVDKTMLELDGTENKDNLGANAILAVSMAVARAAANSLGLPLYKYLGGVNAKVLPVPMMNIVNGGQHADNNLDIQEFMIMPAGFDTFKDALRAGAEIFHNLKSILKKEGHITAVGDEGGFAPNLNSNEEAIKYIIRAIESAGYEPGKQVFIAMDAAASEFYNEETKKYSVDGKEMSGEELANYYISLIDKYPVKSLEDPFDQEDWEAYSNFTAKVRDKVQVVGDDLYVTNVKRLQKGIDLKASNSILIKLNQIGTVTETLDAIELALKNNMTAVVSHRSGESEDTFISDLVVATNAGFIKTGSLSRTDRIAKYNQLLRIEEELDRTAQYRGLNAFYSIKKL